The proteins below are encoded in one region of Alistipes indistinctus YIT 12060:
- a CDS encoding glycoside hydrolase family 36 protein, which yields MPFPIRMLVLALLLCPLVSHAQTTVRLDGTPDVAEWIAARFAKGKQPPFSFVYNGIPSSEFLTRWQYEKEKIASPDPQTVRERHIYTDPATGLKVECDVTGFKDFHAVEWVLHFTNTSQTDTPILERNDVADLTFTNRTPGTFSLLSARGSVGSRADFMVSQRELPADSTIRLAPQGGRSSDCTAFPMFNLIAPNGRQGVMAAIGWSGGWQAALTGGTSAPIANRQAVRSGNVTAPGTRSALTLQTGMERFHLYLKPGERIRTPLVSLMFWNGDNLMTGQNKFRRFLLAHHSRQLDGKFAEYPYASGFALPGPEPCTENGCLTEEMAIAMARRHKQFNLVPEVFWLDAGWYTDSGAPVYDWCDCVGTWTPDTTRFPNGLRPLSDEAHRLGARFLLWFEPERVSRGSWLAREHQPWLLHTPRRNSALLDLGNPEALEWLCTHVGDMIEREGIDIYRQDFNHPPKPFWEDNEQPDRIGMTEIRHIEGLYTYWDYLLSRFPRLLIDNCAAGGRRIDLETLSRSAPLWRTDYPYGEVTGYQSHTYGLNFFLPQHGTGMWETDDYSTRSSLGAAVVATWDLSTRKLKVADIQRAIANFKKYRPYYYEDYYPLTGIIDTQSDSIWLAYQMHRPSDNSGIVVAFRRPEAVSDRITVRLSGIDPAAAYDVYNDNTGLTLRMDGRQLLDGLMLQIPQKRGSLLLHYTATTPETAR from the coding sequence ATGCCGTTCCCGATACGGATGCTGGTACTCGCCCTCCTGCTTTGCCCGCTCGTTTCGCACGCACAGACTACCGTCCGGCTCGACGGCACGCCCGATGTCGCGGAGTGGATCGCCGCACGTTTTGCCAAAGGCAAACAACCGCCTTTCTCGTTCGTCTACAACGGCATTCCCTCGTCGGAATTCCTCACGCGCTGGCAATATGAAAAAGAAAAGATCGCAAGCCCCGATCCGCAGACCGTACGCGAGCGCCATATTTACACCGACCCGGCCACCGGGCTGAAAGTGGAATGCGACGTAACCGGATTCAAAGATTTCCACGCCGTCGAATGGGTCCTGCACTTTACCAATACCTCGCAAACCGATACGCCGATCCTCGAACGGAACGACGTGGCCGACCTGACTTTCACGAACCGCACGCCCGGCACCTTCTCGCTGTTGAGTGCGCGGGGCAGCGTCGGTTCACGCGCCGATTTCATGGTATCGCAACGCGAGCTTCCCGCCGACAGCACGATCCGCTTAGCGCCGCAGGGAGGCCGCTCGTCGGACTGCACGGCTTTTCCGATGTTCAACCTGATCGCTCCTAACGGACGGCAGGGCGTCATGGCCGCCATCGGCTGGAGCGGCGGTTGGCAGGCTGCGCTGACCGGCGGCACTTCCGCACCCATCGCCAACCGGCAGGCCGTACGTTCGGGCAATGTCACGGCACCGGGAACGAGGAGCGCCCTGACCCTGCAGACCGGGATGGAACGGTTCCACCTCTACCTGAAACCGGGCGAACGCATCCGCACGCCGTTGGTGAGCCTGATGTTCTGGAACGGCGACAACCTGATGACCGGGCAAAACAAATTCCGCCGTTTCCTGCTCGCACACCACAGCCGCCAGCTCGACGGCAAATTCGCCGAATACCCCTACGCTTCAGGGTTCGCGCTGCCCGGCCCCGAGCCCTGCACCGAAAACGGCTGCCTGACCGAAGAGATGGCTATCGCGATGGCACGGCGGCACAAGCAGTTCAACCTCGTGCCGGAGGTATTCTGGTTAGATGCGGGCTGGTACACCGACAGCGGGGCCCCGGTCTACGACTGGTGCGACTGCGTCGGCACGTGGACGCCCGACACGACACGCTTCCCGAACGGCCTACGGCCGCTTTCGGACGAAGCGCACCGGCTCGGCGCCCGTTTCCTGCTCTGGTTCGAACCCGAACGCGTCAGCCGCGGATCATGGCTCGCGCGGGAACACCAGCCGTGGTTGCTGCATACCCCCCGGCGCAACTCGGCACTGCTGGATCTAGGCAATCCCGAGGCATTGGAATGGCTCTGCACGCACGTCGGCGACATGATCGAGCGGGAAGGGATCGACATCTACCGGCAGGACTTCAACCATCCGCCCAAGCCGTTTTGGGAAGACAACGAGCAACCCGACCGGATCGGCATGACGGAGATCCGCCACATCGAAGGACTGTACACCTACTGGGACTACCTGCTGTCACGCTTCCCGCGGCTGTTGATCGACAACTGCGCGGCCGGGGGACGGCGCATCGACCTCGAAACCCTTTCGCGCAGCGCGCCGTTGTGGCGCACCGACTACCCGTACGGCGAGGTGACCGGCTACCAGAGCCACACCTACGGGCTCAACTTTTTCCTGCCGCAGCACGGCACCGGAATGTGGGAGACCGACGACTACTCGACCCGTTCGAGCCTCGGCGCAGCGGTGGTCGCCACCTGGGACCTCTCCACGCGCAAACTCAAAGTAGCCGACATCCAGCGCGCAATTGCGAACTTCAAGAAATACCGTCCCTATTATTATGAGGACTATTACCCGCTCACCGGCATCATCGACACGCAAAGCGACAGTATCTGGCTCGCTTACCAGATGCACCGTCCTTCGGACAACTCGGGCATCGTGGTCGCATTCCGCCGGCCCGAAGCGGTTTCCGACCGCATTACGGTACGGCTTTCGGGCATAGACCCGGCTGCGGCCTACGACGTTTACAACGACAATACCGGACTGACACTGCGCATGGACGGCCGCCAACTGCTCGACGGGCTGATGCTGCAAATTCCGCAGAAACGGGGTTCGCTGCTGCTGCATTACACCGCGACCACACCCGAAACAGCGCGATAA
- a CDS encoding 4'-phosphopantetheinyl transferase family protein, whose amino-acid sequence MPVHLKLPLPGGTILALWRIDEEETPLASLCTVAEQQEAAAFAAPRRRLEYLAWHALLHALLPEAHAAHDPEGGPVLVFPSSGQNTPADIPGGLPHRQNCIRPDTGLHKNARSDNIPFEHTRFGDPLQTGEFAPLRHIGVSHSHGYAAVILSAQPCAVDIEPADSDFSRAARRFISPQEQALQPCALPEALFPALVWCAKEAVYKWVRISGLSLLHDIRITEIHPETTRTNPSGTGFPALETFHRLTVTAAGKTLQLHGFTVEGICCVYGIG is encoded by the coding sequence ATGCCCGTTCACCTGAAACTACCGCTACCCGGAGGCACGATCTTGGCCCTTTGGCGGATCGACGAAGAGGAAACCCCGCTCGCATCGCTCTGCACCGTCGCAGAACAGCAGGAGGCCGCCGCATTCGCCGCCCCCCGCCGCCGGCTCGAATATCTGGCCTGGCATGCGCTGTTGCACGCGCTGCTGCCCGAAGCACACGCGGCGCACGATCCGGAAGGAGGCCCCGTATTAGTTTTCCCGTCATCCGGCCAGAATACTCCGGCGGACATACCGGGAGGGCTCCCGCACCGGCAAAATTGCATACGGCCCGACACCGGCCTGCACAAAAACGCTCGATCCGACAACATTCCATTCGAACACACCCGGTTCGGCGACCCGCTGCAAACGGGAGAGTTCGCCCCGCTGCGCCACATCGGCGTCAGCCATTCGCACGGCTACGCGGCGGTCATTCTCTCTGCGCAGCCTTGCGCGGTGGACATCGAGCCTGCCGACTCGGATTTCTCCCGCGCGGCGCGGCGCTTCATCTCCCCGCAGGAACAGGCGCTACAACCGTGCGCCCTTCCCGAAGCTCTTTTCCCCGCACTGGTCTGGTGTGCAAAAGAGGCCGTATATAAATGGGTACGGATAAGCGGCCTGAGCCTGCTGCATGACATCCGCATCACCGAAATTCACCCGGAAACCACCCGTACAAATCCCTCCGGGACAGGATTCCCGGCCCTGGAGACATTCCACCGACTGACCGTCACTGCCGCCGGAAAAACGTTACAACTACACGGCTTTACCGTCGAAGGCATCTGCTGCGTATACGGAATCGGATAA
- a CDS encoding DUF3575 domain-containing protein — translation MRLRRWMLVAAVFVPLSLSAGQDADLACDHGRQETPAAEDTCRVVFRFSPKKLMFQAPFRGNETGIARLTEMIRQHRDSIEADRAKIRVEGYCPSYGSVEANLAAAKNRSNQVKSYFITHERLREEHFRTFNSARAWNGQHDVVVVAYCMTGDRAADKRTAGAPGREGSISSGMGAARVGDDDTGGSTAGSVSPAVSLPDGPESGGPPDTPDDAPGSGNLSPGAVAAADRPVRETAPAPSFRMAVKTNLAVWAATVANLGVEFGFGRHYSVDVPVIYSPYTVRRVYRMNLFAVQPEFRYWLDRPFRGHFFGFHLHSGGFNIAVDARTRYQDCRPFWGAGISYGYVVPLNRCWGAEFTLGAGFVNVKYDQFYNIPNGARYGHGLTHTYWGVTRAGITLLYRFGFKKEDR, via the coding sequence ATGAGGCTAAGACGATGGATGTTGGTAGCGGCGGTCTTTGTACCGCTGAGCTTATCGGCCGGACAGGACGCTGATCTGGCGTGCGATCACGGTAGGCAGGAAACCCCTGCGGCGGAAGATACCTGCCGGGTCGTTTTCCGGTTTTCCCCGAAGAAACTGATGTTCCAGGCTCCGTTCCGGGGAAACGAGACGGGAATCGCCCGCCTGACGGAAATGATCCGGCAGCACCGGGATTCGATAGAGGCGGACCGCGCTAAAATCAGGGTTGAGGGATATTGTCCTTCGTACGGGAGCGTGGAGGCGAACCTGGCCGCTGCAAAAAACCGGAGCAATCAGGTTAAATCCTATTTCATTACACACGAGCGGTTGCGGGAAGAGCATTTCCGCACGTTCAATTCGGCGCGGGCATGGAACGGGCAGCACGATGTGGTCGTGGTGGCCTATTGCATGACCGGAGACCGTGCGGCGGATAAGCGGACAGCCGGAGCGCCGGGCCGGGAAGGGAGTATCTCCTCTGGAATGGGTGCTGCAAGGGTTGGTGATGATGATACTGGTGGCAGTACCGCCGGTTCTGTCTCTCCGGCTGTTTCGTTACCGGACGGCCCGGAATCCGGGGGACCGCCCGATACTCCTGACGATGCTCCCGGATCGGGGAATTTGTCTCCGGGAGCGGTTGCCGCCGCGGATCGTCCGGTGCGGGAAACGGCTCCCGCGCCGTCCTTCCGGATGGCCGTCAAGACCAACCTCGCGGTGTGGGCCGCAACGGTGGCCAACCTGGGGGTCGAGTTCGGTTTCGGCAGGCATTATTCGGTCGATGTGCCGGTTATTTACTCCCCGTACACCGTGCGGCGGGTATACCGGATGAACCTGTTTGCCGTGCAACCCGAGTTCCGTTACTGGCTCGACCGTCCGTTCCGGGGCCATTTTTTCGGGTTCCACCTGCACAGCGGCGGATTCAACATCGCGGTCGATGCCCGGACCCGCTATCAGGATTGTCGGCCCTTCTGGGGTGCGGGGATCAGCTACGGTTATGTCGTGCCGCTGAACCGCTGCTGGGGCGCGGAATTCACCCTCGGCGCCGGTTTCGTCAATGTGAAATACGACCAGTTTTACAACATCCCGAACGGCGCGCGGTACGGGCACGGCCTGACCCATACCTACTGGGGCGTAACGCGTGCCGGGATTACGCTGCTGTACCGTTTCGGGTTTAAAAAGGAGGACCGATGA